The following DNA comes from Athene noctua chromosome 1, bAthNoc1.hap1.1, whole genome shotgun sequence.
gaaggggaagaagggggaaaagtcaGAAGGATAACCAACGAAGGAAAAATCCTGGAGCAGCCACTAGATCCTGCCCTCATCCCCAAGCTCATGAGCTTTCTGAAACTGGAGAAGGGGAAATTTGGCATGGTGCTGTTGAAGAAAACTCTGCAGGTGGAGGAAAGGTACCCTTATCCAGTCAGGCTAGAGGCCATGTACGAAGTCATTGATCAGAGCCCCATCAGAAAAATTGAGAAAATGAGGCAGAAGGGCTTCATCCAGACTTGCAAAGCAGCTGGGGTGGAAGGACAAGTGGTTGAGGAAGGCAATAATGGGGGCAGCACCCAAGCTACCCCTGGCACTGGACATGTCCAGGTGTCAGCGAGGAAGGAGGAGCCAAGGAAGAGCAATAATCAGCCAACAAGGACCAAAACAGTGAGGAAACCAATGACAACCACAGTGGCCACTCCTCTACCTACAGTAAGGACCACTGGGctccctcccaccaccaccactacccGTGCCACTACCCGTGCAATGACAACACCAAGCCGGTCCACAACAACTACACCCCTCCCCACCACGCAGAGGACCTGGACCACAAAGTCACATTCCACCACAGAGTTCCacaggctgccagcagcccccgATGCCACCACGCCACGAATCACAGCCTCTGAGGACTTCCACTCTCCTGTGTGGAAGGCAAACCGCAGGGACCGGCAGCGCGGCCACCCGGAGAAACACCTGGTGGTGGCCACACGGAAGCCAAGCAAAGCTTCCCGCTACGACAGTTTCACAGGAGTCCCAACAGCTCCCTCAGTGCACTACACAAAGGCAAATGTGGGTAGATTTAAAGATAACCGAACAGACAGAAAGGATTATAACCACAGGGACCTGAATGTCACACCAGGGCAACACAAGCCAACCAAGACTAAACCACCAAAAAAGAAGGCCCAGGAAAAGATACTGAGCAATGAATATGAAGATAAACATGATCCAAGCAAGCCTGCTAGTTCCCATTTAGAGGGAGAGTTTGCAGCAGGAAATATTCccccaaagaaaggaaaagaatcaaAGAAGCACGAGCGAATGGATAAAcctgagaagaagaagaagaaggacaGAGCTGACAAGCTGCAGAAGAGTGAGAAGCAGTCCAAGAAGgacaaagctgagaaaaagaacaAGCAGGACAAAGACCGTAGCAAGAAGAACAAGAAGGGGAGCAGGACTGAGAATGAGGATTTCCCCAAGCCCAACAAGAAGCCCTTCCTACAGCCTCACAGGAAATCGGTGACTGACCTCCTGGAATATTTTGAAGGCAAAAGGCGACTCATTGTAAGTAACTCGTTCATCTGAATCTTATTACCTAATTAAGTCATATCTCCCTCCTAGTAGGAATATGCAGAACAGAAAGTTTATCATGGTTTTGTATGATTCTTTTTTGGTGCTTTTGTTTAAGAAGTAAAATTTCTAGACCCAAACAATCATTTTCCAGCAGGGAAGGTTTCGCAGCCTCATGCTGGAAATCTTACAGGCAGTATCAACATAGTCAGGAATTAGGCTAAAACCTCTCCCCAGTCACTTCCATAGCCATCAGATTCTTGTGATTCCAGTGAGTATGCAGGTGTCGGGAGTCTATAGTTATGACGGATAAAACGAGGTTCCTATGTGGATTGCACCCATTCACCATATTGGGGTACTTGCCAGCGCTACCACGTTTCGAGGCTCAGCGTGTCCAGGCAGCTGGCACACCTGCTTTACATTGGTGCTGGTGTCCTCAAACGGGAAGTGAGCCAGGTGGCTTGGCAGTCCGAGTGCATGTCTGACTGGGGATGTGCACAAAGGCGTATGGTCAGATGCCCTGAGGTAGGACTGCTTTTTGCTATTCCCTCTGATGGGAATTTGGCATCCAAGTCTCCTAGACATCTTCAGAGATCCCGTGGAAAATTTATTtcgctttgttttttttctcttgctgtttttaTTAAACTGTAACACTATGGTAAGTTTTCAAGTCTGGGAAACTCAGCATGGTCTGAAGTTACTTGTCCCAGGGTTTAATAGTGTTGTATGTTTTTCCAACTACTTATCTAAAAAAACACTTCACCTGGGACAGGAAGCAGTTTTAGCTGTAGTACAAATGTTTTTTCTGGCAGATTGCACGTACCCTGAAAGGTACACTTTGaaaaacagttctttaaaaatattattgtagTAGCTGGTTTCTTGCAATTATTCCACTGCAAGCTGGCCTGTTTCACAGTTACTGTCCAACAGTCAGTGTCACAAACATAGCTTTGACTTTCATCCTCCGTATTCCAATGCAAATAGCTAAGATGCCAAGCTAAGATTTCAACCATTGGAATTTAATTAATCATTCTGCTGATGATTCACAGACCTGAGCAGAAGGCaactttcttccccccctccccatccttccaGCAGTAGGGGCTGTGCAGAGCTAGCAGACTTGCATTCCCCAACATGTTGGAAGTGGAGTAAAGacatatatttgaaaaatttgAACTTGATTGAATTTTGCAAATGATGCCTGTTAGTTATTCGTTAACTAATGCTTAGCTCAGAGAGATAAACCTCACAGAAATTTGAGATCTTTGGAATTTGGTCATATATCTCAACATTTTGGCTTCCGAGAATATTTGTAGCATCAggacaaataaaaacaaatttttcaaAAGAACCAAAAGCAGAGCTCACAGATGTTAGGCTGCTGATTCATTATTACACCAACAGAGTCCTGGCAACTTAAAGGATGGTCTGAAATTTGAACAATCTGATACTAGGCCACCTCTCAGCTGGAGCTCCAAGAAAAGAGTTGCACAATCTCAAGCTGTCTGTCCAAAACTCACTAAAGACAAATTATTATGCCACGCTGCACTTCTCCAGGGTTTACTACCATCCTCAGTCTGCTTGCTCTGAGGTTTCTTGGAGAATAGGTTTGATTTGGTCATCAGTAAAAGCAGCGGCTGAACTCTACTGTCCCTTTGCCACACATGGCACATGtggaaaatgaagaatttctCAAGCTTCTTTGGATCCACACACGTGCCTACTTGCATCCCTTCCTGTCAAACTGTCCAGTTCCCTTAGGGTCAGTACTTCCAGCTAGATGAACTCTGCCATTCATGAGTCTTCAAATTACCTCTCTAGAGAATTagtccctgctgctgcagaagtgCCTCTACTTGAGTTATTCCCCATCGCTTTGCTATGCTTCTGTATTTCAGATGCTCTAACAGACTGGCTCCCAAGGACATTGTTTCAGTCCTCTCCCAAAAGTCTTTTTGAGATTTTTAAGCCTGACACATCATTAAGGATCTCAGATTGTGGCTTTTAGTGTGAGTTTCAAACATCCAGAATTTTGAGGGCTATTCTGGGTTAAGTTCAGTTAATGACAAATATAGGAGCCAGCtgtagaaactttaaaaaaaaaagtatgttttgagTCTTGCAGCCCCATCTCTCTATAGTGTGGTTTTTATTGCAGTCTTACTACTGTTGAGAAATCTTGGCTTAGTGAGCTGGGGTTTTTTGATTATTTCTCTGGGGTGATGAAATGCCAACTCACAGTTTATATGTGACACTCCatttatacacacatgcacatatatgcacacacgtGCATGCAATACAGATGGATACAGTGTATATACTGCCTGGGTTAAACCAGTCCTGGCACAAAGCTTTGATTTAAAGTTTGCTTTGCCTCTGAAACGTTCCCTGCTTTGTTCTACAAGGTTTGATGACGTAGATCGAATTCACACTTGACTGTGTGATCCTGCTTACGGCCTCCAAAACTAGGAAGACAATACAAACCAGTGGTCTGGGTCTGATCTCAGTCCTCAAATCCTTTTCAAGATCCTTTATTCATCTGAAGCATTTCTATGCAATTTAAAAGCAGTGTGTTACATTTTACGGCCCAGAAATCAAATCCTCTGTGTGTCTGACTCATTCACCTTCATGTCCCAGTGCTGTAGTCATGTCACAGTGGCCCTTGCATAAATGAGAATCAGATCTTACAAGCCCAGAAATGCCTCTTACGTTTCAGTACATTGATGAACTGGGTTTATAAGGAGTGTATCATAAAAATTAGCCTCCAGGCATTACAAACTTAAGAAAGCAGCTAGAAGATGGCTGCACCTGTTACAGACCAAAGCCTAAGTTTGCAGTTGAAGGATTCTGGTGATTATTTCTGACCTTAAACCATAAAATTTAGATCCAGATTCCAAGTCCCTTTGCATTTGAGGGACCAGTGACAGGTTCTGGATTGCTGTTTCCCCAGCGCCAGTTAGAATGATTGCATTTCTAGAGCTGCAGCATTCCTCTCCACCTTCTGCTGGAAACTGCTGCCCTGAACCACTGCACGTTGCTACGCACACACCTTCCCTGCAATATTTGCATCTCAGTCACTGACGAAGTATCTAAGTTGCAtgctttaaactttaaaaaaattaaatctttgcaACTGTTAGGAGGCTTTGAAATGAGTACTATAAACTGTAGAGATTGTTATACTTCTGTTGTTGTGACTGTTGCTCCTCTTGCTCGTCCCCCATAGCTGTGCCTTCTCAGCAAATATAAGACATCAAATTAGATTAGAACAAACAAAAGCTAAACCAGCAGTTTTCAGATGAGGTCACAGTGGCCTTAGCAAGGCTTCAAGGTCTTTGTATATGGCCATCAGTCAGATAAGTGTTCATGTAGCTCTAGCTGTACTCAGCCCTTGACAGTAAAAACAGCCCCTGGGAGCCCTGCCTGGACCATGGGATGAGGCCAGAGCAGCTGCCCTgtgcccagtgctcccactgtGAGGGAGCAGGGGGAATCCTAGGTTCATGGCACCACTGAAGGCTGTGAGGGACACCTGGTGGGACTGGCAGGGCAAGGGAAAATAGGAGAACACGTAATTGTCTGTAAAATCCTGTGACATTTCCTCTACCAGCACTGtggagaggcagcagagaggctggtgtCCCTGGCTGGCCGTGCTTCGTGAGGTCTTCCTGTAGCTAAAACCTTCCTAAGGTTTTCCTGGCACCTTTGGGCCAGGCCTGGGCCTAAATGTACACTCGAAAcacaaaagattaaaataagCCTATAGAGCTGTCAACAGCAGTATGGAAAAGAAAGCACAGTTTGCAGACAGTGACTAGTTTTCCTTCAGTAGAATACTCACCTGCTTCATTCCTTATACTAAACAAGCTCTTTTGTCTCTGCCACCACCcagctgatcacaacccccaaGGCGGACAACACCATGTATATACAGCAGCGAGATGAATATCTGGAGAGCTTCTGCAAGATGGCCACGAGGAAGATCTCAGTCATTACAATTTTTGGCACCATGAACAACAGCAGCATGAAAATTGACCACTTCCAGctaggttctttttttttaaaataatttctttccatcTCGTGGGCACAATACAGACAGCAAAGGGAGAAATCTCCCCAGTTTGGGTCCAGCAAGATGATTTGTTGTGGTGCAGTTGCATTTTCAAACCCATACCTCCTCCCTCCATGCTAACTTTTGTATTTACGTAAGAGTGTCTGGTATTTTCCATGTTTAGGCTTCTAGTGCTGTAACTTGAGCACCTTCAACTTTCTTTGTGGGAATTCTTAAAGCCAGTAAAACAGTGAAACAGTGAAAAGTCAGGAAAATGTGATGAGGGCATGGGACAGAAAGAGGAAATTAGATTCAGCTCTACCAATAACTTGAATACCAACCTCGCTCTCTGAGTGAACAGCTGCCCTAACACAAtgcacacaccaccacccccacaccccccccccctcggtTTTTGCATGACATCAGCCGTGGGTAGCTAGATACTGGTTAGCATGATTTAAACACTTAAAGAAACTGGCTATTGTCATAAAGGAGAGGAGATCGGGGGCAGGAAATGCTGAAGGGAACTGTTTGAGATTACATTCAAAACTTGGCCCAAGTTAACACTATTTTGAAGTCCAACATCATTATCTCTCCACTCTGCCATATAAAATTTTCTCATGCCTTTACACTCCTCACGGACCTCAAGGTCAtggaaaaagattaatttttcaggGGCATGCACTGTCTAAACCCAGGACAGAGAGAAGTGTGCTAGTTATATCACTTGCTGCAAGTTCCTTTCTTCCAAGGATCAGCTTCCCTAGGCTCAAGGGCTGATTTTGGTGTGTTCACAAAGTGGGTATTCTCGTCCAGGCACTTTTTCCCCTCTGTACTGGTAAACAGATATTAATTTAGAAGATTTCAACCTAGATAACCTCTAGGTATGGACAATCTTACAAATTTGCAAGGCATACCTGATATTAGAAGGTTTACCATTTGAAGTCCTATCACCTATCTTTAACCATAAAGCAAGATACCCATCAGTGTGACTGCTTCTTGGTGGCTATTGTAAAGAGGCTCATCTCCTTGAAGCCAGAGGTTTTGGAGGCACTATAAATCAGGCTACACAGGACTTGAAAA
Coding sequences within:
- the CCDC80 gene encoding coiled-coil domain-containing protein 80 codes for the protein MNWRSALSLALLWAAWLVCGSEKTGRLVERGSHGVRKVPLVYRAPSSLLRRSGASLRNSSPNPQHPVTKRNSSGPLKAPASLLQGEVHSQARSTGIRTRRIQRLTAAAKYSKSKMIKDEGISSASQSRVVRFPSGSSSPNVLASFAGKNRVWVISAPHASEGYYRLMMSLLKNDVYCELADRHIQQIVLFHEEGEEGGKVRRITNEGKILEQPLDPALIPKLMSFLKLEKGKFGMVLLKKTLQVEERYPYPVRLEAMYEVIDQSPIRKIEKMRQKGFIQTCKAAGVEGQVVEEGNNGGSTQATPGTGHVQVSARKEEPRKSNNQPTRTKTVRKPMTTTVATPLPTVRTTGLPPTTTTTRATTRAMTTPSRSTTTTPLPTTQRTWTTKSHSTTEFHRLPAAPDATTPRITASEDFHSPVWKANRRDRQRGHPEKHLVVATRKPSKASRYDSFTGVPTAPSVHYTKANVGRFKDNRTDRKDYNHRDLNVTPGQHKPTKTKPPKKKAQEKILSNEYEDKHDPSKPASSHLEGEFAAGNIPPKKGKESKKHERMDKPEKKKKKDRADKLQKSEKQSKKDKAEKKNKQDKDRSKKNKKGSRTENEDFPKPNKKPFLQPHRKSVTDLLEYFEGKRRLILITTPKADNTMYIQQRDEYLESFCKMATRKISVITIFGTMNNSSMKIDHFQLDNEKPMKVIEDEDLVDQQLISELRKEYGMTYNDFFMVLTDTDMKVKQYYEVPIAMKSVFDLIDTFQSRIKDMERQKKEGIVCKEDKKQSLESFLSRFRWRRRLVVISAPSDEDWAYSQQLAALSGQACNFGLRHITILKLLGLGEDIGGVLELYPINGSSTVDREDIPANLVKDIRNYFQISPEYFSMLLVGKDGNVKSWYPSPMWSMAIVYDLIDSMQLRRQEMTIQQSLGMQCPDDEYGGYGYHSYHQGYQEGYQDDYRHHGSYHHGYPY